Genomic segment of Drosophila biarmipes strain raj3 chromosome 2L, RU_DBia_V1.1, whole genome shotgun sequence:
TTGTTAGCCGAACATATTTTAGGAAAGAACTCGTACCTGCATTATGTATCGGGACATTTTCCGAAAGACTCGCATATCCCGCGGACTGTTGTTGACCGAAATCTCACCGGAGTTGCTGACGGCGCTGGTGTAGAAAATTAATTGGTTATTAGGAAGTGGGTTGGTGTGTTGCGTTTTACCCGAAACCCGCCAAAAGGTTCAGCAGTGTGGTTTTACCAGCTCCTGAAGGTCCCATTATAGCAGTGAGCTCATGAGCGTGGAACATTCCGTTGACTCCCCGCAAAATAGTCTTTGTCTTTGCAGCTGCAGAAGGGGACGAAAAAAATAAGCAGAATTATCGCACTGAATACTAATCTAATTCATTGTAAGGCAACGTTGCGCCTATTGGCATGCCTTTCAGCGCAGCTAATGTGGAATTAGCTGGAATAATTGCCCTTTAATATGTGCATTTGCAACATCAGAAAACAAGCGGGTTGTGGAAACGGCAATTACTTTGGGAATTTTGTCCAATTATCATTCTTAATAACCCATTATCAGACACGAATATAATCTTTTCCAATTACCCAACCGTAATGATCATGAGCAGATCGTATTAACTCACCATTGGTCTGGTCGGGCACGTCATAGCTCAGTTCCGTGAAGTGCAAGTTCACTGCAGGCCAGGATGGCAAATACTTAAGTCCATTGACCGACCGAAAGTCCTCCGAATGGTCGGGCTCAAGGCTTATGGCGTTAATGTCGCTGCTGTATTGAAAGGAACTGTTTTGGGAGGTTGTGCTGCCCCTTAGGCTGCTGGCAGTTTGCATCTTGATATTCCTAGAGAGGGTCGTTGTTCCGATCCGATGTCATTGCTCCTAAAATTGAGATATGCGAAATTTTTGACaacaaacttaaaaatttcacttcGCCCCTTAATCACTATTAAAAATGTACTTAGTTTACAGCTCGCACAGCGTTTGGCTTTTGTGATAACCTTTCAATGCGGTATTCGGTCGTGTTACTGGAATCTCTGGCTGTCATTTAATGGCGCAGATTCATTTGTACAATGAGAATCAATTAGTAAGCAACATCGTACAAAAAAGTTAATAAGTTTCGTGGTTTAAACCAGTTTGTCAAATTTATCTTCGCCGTTTCACTGGCTACTTTGAGTTGAGTTAAATTTAAGCGGCAATTTCATTTTGCTTAACCTGAGTATTTGCATTTCTAAAAGTACATACGCGTAACTGCGATCAGGAATAGCGCCCTTCCTTCGTTGTGGAATCAATTCCGCGCTGACCGAAGAAccttttaaatgaaattcatTTCCCCGACTGAACCGGGAATGCGCGATCGATGTCTCTGCGCGCAGCCCGAAAACGAACTCAGATTTTCAATTGATGGAAAGCAGTACACAGTACACTCACGACTGACAGCCTGCTCGAGTTCTGACCGAATGACTGGCTGTCTGATCGAGCGGCGGCGGTCTGGAGATCTGGCTATTTGCCGACCGAATCTGGGTGTGGGGGGAAGAGCAAATGTCACGGAGTGCTGATGAGTAGCTTCAGTAGGGCCCAGTGAACAGAGACTGGGCACTCGATTGGCATTTATCGCGGTGCAGGCACTGCACCACAGCCAGAACTTTCGGAGAATTTCAAGTGTTATCAGCTCGTGGGCCAATCCATAGCGGAAGTTTTGTCCGGTGCGAGATTCGAGACGCCAGCTGATGGGCGGCGGACAGTGCGGATGCGCAATCTGGACGCTGTTGCTCGCTGTTCACTCTTTATCTTTTCTTGACTCACTGATTGCGGGCATCATGTTTTCGCGACCGAATCGCTTTATCTGTGGAAAGCATTTAGCGGCAGCGTATGAATACAAATTTAGTTGTGAGTCGCTCTTAAACGGGTGCGTGACCATTGGCCCCCACTTTTTGATACCCTCTAAAAATAACTCGGGTAGCGAAGCGGGCGGACTGGCGAATACTCCTGTAAGTTGCGCCTAGAAAGGTGTTAGCTCGAGTCTAGGGTACTTGATAGGCGACTTGTGGGCAGAGTCTTTGTGTTGTTCACTTTTGACCGTTGCTGTGTGAGTAATGGCGCATGTAAATGCATTGAAGCGGCGAATGTTGAACTTTGTTTCGGCTGGTGATACATGATCAACCATCCTACATTGTACGAATAAATATACGTATGTGTATATCTAAGAAGTACTAGCCCATTTcagaaatataattaacaTTCGCTAGTGCTCGTGCAGTTATCAGGGCAAGTGCTTCTCTGTAAATAAAGCAGATGCGTACGAGCTCTTTGAATTTTAAGCTCTCAGAATTGTCGGTATGGGCTTGAGCGCTTTTAAGTCTTGTACTGATAACAACTCCCTCAGTTGACCCAGAAATCGATTGAATAATAGACTTTGCTCGTGCTACTTAGAAGCGTGGTAAACACTAGTCTAAATTTCTGTCGTACTTGTGTGCACTCCTGCAAGCACTCTCACATTCTTTCAGTCGTTCCCGAGTGGTTCGGGTTCAACGAACGCGCTTAGATATAGCCGGCGAGCTCTACGATTTGCAGCTGCGTAAATGCACCACTCACTGACATTGGAGCTGGAGAGGGTGGATTGGCGGAGCAATAGGGGGCACTTACTCCACTTTCTttttgcagttgctgctgtcgctggCTTTCCACTCTCTTTCTCATGGCGGCAACCGCGGCGGCAGCTAGGAGGCGTCGACTTGTTGCACCTGCGAATGAAATTGTACTGAAAGCGAGTGCAGGAAGAACGCAGCAGTGACTGCTACTGTTAATGCTAGATTTACAGAGGCGACGCTCAGTGCCTGGGCAGAATTCTTCTGCCCTTCTGGGTGGACACGCAGCGACTGGTTCCTTAGCTAGAGAGGCGGAATAACTTGTTTTGCAAGATTTTGCACTTGACACAAAAGGATACGGCCGGTCTATTTATATCGATTCCAGTTGGCTGGTCAATAGGGGAAATAGCGATGATGTTTCTTAGGGCTTACGATTGTAGCCACAAGTCAGAACTATGTGAAGCACTTTGAAAAAACAAGggatttgttttaaattgcatGCGAAACTCTTCTCTTGCATGGAATTGCAAATTAATGCAAGTTGCCATTacgtaaatatatattttaagataaaTTGCAAAGTCATTGAAACCGCGCTTACAAAACGCATGGCGAATACTATTGCAGTTCAAATTTCCCAAGACATGTTTTTATACCTCCTATTTGGataatttttttgggaaaCTTTGAACTTAAAGTAgttatttcactttttatttttctcggTTATCAACATACTTTAAAGCTGAAACTACATACATCTCTTTTATATTTTGAGATAAATCGCAAAGTCATACCCCTTTGGCCTTACctaataaatatgttttgcaAAGTATGGAATGACTCATTCCGGATACACTAATCatgagaaatatatatattattactactcaaaaactataaaaaaggCTCACTCGAGTAGTATTTAGTAACAGATGCTGATTTGGGTGAAAGATGTTCAACTGCATTCGTAACGTTCTAGACAGCTGACACGTCATAGAACATTGGCTTGCATCcgaaatatttgtttggcaattTTGAATGAAACAAAACTCACTTTGATCATTTAAAACCGGCTCGCATTTAACGGTCGTTGAAGAACCCGAGCTATTGTTTCGTTTTTCCGGCAGATGGCGCTCGAAGAGCTTTAATAGGGAATAAATGCTTTTAAACGTATAAGCAATAGAATAATCCTAACTTGTTCCGCTATAAAAACCTGTAGTAGTAATGTTTTGtgtataatttctttatttcctCCAAGAATGCAatctttataaatacaaatgtgattataaaatatgtatatgttgCAGACACTTAAATACCATCTGGATTTATCATAAACCTGTATTAAAAAGTTGgtataaaataattacaagCGGGCTTAAAGTAccttgaataaaaatatatgtatattgcAAGGATTTTATTTGTTCAAGGACACAAAATGTgtattaaaaggtttttattcACAGACATTTACAAAACAATAGTTAAATACatatgaaaatgtattcaaatattattatcttttttggcaaaaacgtgggttttttgtttaataacttATTTCATTATACGATTCTTATATCGATGATGTTGTGCTACAGTGATTTGGATTGTTAAATTATTGTAAGATTTTGCTACATCTGCGGCTGGAATCAAGCTTAATTAAGGTGTGAAATCTCCTTGCACTCGTTTCacttaaaatatgaatttcgCAACTAAAAACtaggcaaaaataaattgtataaagGTAAATGGTTAAGAACAGAACCCAAGACGCTTTGTTGAAAACTAAATAGTAGGTACATAGAAAGCTTTTAGAaccgaaaacaacaaaaggcAATAACGTGCCTAGCGCACAGTCTTCAGCTTCCAGCGCAAGAACAGATACGCCGAGATGCGCAGCACCACGAAGATCGCAATTAAGGCCACAATGTCCAAAGTAAAGTTGGCGTTCTGCATGTCCAGTTCCTCCAGCGTCGTAGTTGGCGATTTGAAGTGGCAGTAGACCTGGAAGCACCTCAGCTTCTCGCGGCCGTACCCGTAGGTGGCCAGAGCAGTGCCCTCAAATCCGTAACGGATATACGACAAATATGTGATCCACCTCAAGTACACTGGTATAGCGTCGAAGGAGACAAAGAAGCCGGAGAAGAGCAGGAAGGGCACGGACATGACAGGGGCCAGGAACACACCGTTCTGCACATTCATGGCTGCACCGACCACCAGACCAACGGACTGAGCCACAAACGAGATGAGGAGGCAGGCCGACAAGAACATGGAGAAGCGGAAGAGCTCCCACGGTTGCGAAGTGAAGTAGTAGACGATCGACACGTAGATAACGCAGAAGATTGCCTGGAGGAGAAAGTAACAAGTTATTAGATACAGTGGCCTCCATAAGCCCTTAGTGAAACTCACTTGAAACGGCAGATCCGCCACTGATATAGCCAGATAGTAGGACTTTAACGAGTACCAGCGATTAAAGTTTTCCTTTAACAAAACGGGCATTTCTAGCGGGACTGCGGACGATACAATTATTAGTTACCGAAAGGCTGTAGTAAGCAATATAGTTTCATTTACATGATAAGATCGTAATGGTCATTGACGTGTACATGAGGAAAAGCATGTTGAAGAAAAGGAATCCCAGATTGCTCAGCACCTTAGCTCCATCATTGCCGATGTCATAGTACAGGGCACCGATCAGGAATCCAACCAAGAGATGGGCAAATAATCGAAGATACATAAGGGTCTGCAGATTAGGAAAACGAAGTGGTAAGTCAGGCCATAATTCAGTGCTAATAAGTCTGCTTACCCAATCGCGGTAGCTGAACAGTAGGGTGCGCTTGAGGACCACCCAAAACTGGTGGAACTGCGAGGTCGGATAACGCTCTGGCGATGTGATCTCCTCCGTGAGCAGGGCCGTGGTGCAGTTGACGGACTTCTCCACGTCGATCATGGCGTCTCCCTTTTCGTTGGTGGTGACCAACGCGGAGCTGGTATTGCCCTCCTTGACAATATCGTTGACCATGCCGTTCAGCAAGCCGTTGTTGAGGGTCAGATTGTCCTCGTACTTGCTGCCGCTAACGTTTGAGGCGTCGTTCTTGTCCAGAATGGCCTTCAGGTTCTGCACCTTCACCAGATCGTTTCGAGCTTTGAGCCCGGCGTAGTCCGCCGCCGAGCGGATGTCCCGCTTGCCATTGTCGATGGCGTCGACCAGTTTTCGGGTGTGGTCGCCATGCTCACCGCAGGAGACCTCAATGACGTAGCTCGCCGGGTTGTGGTAACTGGGGCACTCCAGATTCAGCGTAGACAGGAAGGGCACTAGTTGCTTGGTGCTGCCCTGATACACGCACTGACCGTCGGCCAATGTGTACAGCTGGTCGAACATCTCGAAGAGGCGAGCGGAGGGCTGGTGGATGGTGCAGATGACGGTGCGTCCGCCGGCGGCAAGCATCTTCAGCAGATGGATGCACTGGAAGCAGGTGGAGCTGTCCAGGCCGGAGGTGGGCTCGTCAAAGAACATTATGGGTGGATTGCTGACCAACTCCAGGGCGATCGATAGGCGCTTCTTCTGGCCGCCAGACAGATTGCGAGTCATCGTGTAGCGGTGCTCGCTCAGGCTGAGGGTCAGCAAGATGTCATCGATCTGGAAGAGACAGCGGCTTGTTAGCAGGGTGGTAgtaggttttatttttgatctATTCAGTCGCAATGACTTGCTAGATTTTctgtaaataaatgtttgcAAAATATACTACTCAGAACTGGTTCTGATCAAGTCAATTtggctaaaaataaacttgtcaTCTGGAGAGGAAGCTGAATAATTAAACTTGTCTAATTGCCAGACTTATTTGACTCTGTCTCGATCCCTTCGCAACTTACCATTGAATGCTTCTCGGGCTTCGAGAACTTCTTGCTGAGCTTTAGATTTGTCGCCACTGTCATGGCTTCCTGGACGGTGAGATTTCCGTGCAGCTGGTTGTCCTGCATGATGTAGGCGGACAGTTTGCGGAAAGCGCTGAGGTTGCGCTCGGCGCCGTTCATGGTGACGCTCCCTTCGATGCTCGAGGTTCTGCAAGTGCAATTGAAAAGGAAAAGTCAGTTGTGTGGATTCCATAACTGGATCCCCCCAAAAGTCCTAATGTCCCCCAAGTCCTAGGCTTACCATTTTGCTTCCAGGTTCGGCAATCGTTTAATCGGACTGTTATCATGGGCAAAGCTAATTGCAAATAATCGGACGGGTACTGTATTGTGCACATCTACGCGTGCTTTTTGCGGACActtattttatatacaaaatatatatgtgcaCGCGATCGGACAACTTGAGTCCGAAGTTCAGCAAGCTAGTAGCGTATTCTCCCTCAAGTGTTCAAACTAATAAAACACGACGACAATGCCGAGCGAGGAAACAGCAAAGCGGAGTGCTGATTACACTCCGGTACGATATATATATCATGAAATAACTTCCTGCGATTCATTCACCCGATCGTATCGATCTGATCGCTCCTGGTAACAACAGTAACAGCAACAACTGGGCAGgttaattgaaatgtttatgATTATTATGCGATACAGCAAAATTTAGCGTTTTCCATAAACGAATAAAGATAGGGCTGGCGAAGGGAAGTCGCTTCGTATCGGATCAGTGTGCGTCGcgcataaattatataattacaGAGAACGCAGAGCGTGGAAAGGTCGGCGGTTCAAGCGCCAAGGGAGGCAGAGAGCTTATCAAGTCGCTATTATTACTGTTGATAATACAGGGCTGGTTATGAACACACTCTCACTCGTTTCGCCGCATTCTCGTGTGCTGGCGCAAGGTCAGATTCGACGGGGATTCGGATTTTAGCAGCTACTTGATGTGAATGCGAATTATCAGGCCCAGCCCAACTTACTTGTAGCCGGACAAAATGTTGAGCAGCGTACTCTTGCCAGCGCCCGACGGTCCCATTATGGCTGTGAGCTCTCCCGACCGGAGGCGTCCACTGACGCCCTTCAGAATGGTCTTGGCATCTGTAATAAAAGGCACGAAATTAGTGTTTGGGCCAATCTCTTTTTGAGACTAAAAATAGTTGGCGGCTTGATTGGTTGTACGTCATTGAGCCAAGTGCGGCAGTCGGCTGCGATCCGCTAAAACTATCAAATAAGACGCTGCACTGGTCATCAGACGAGCAAGTGTATAGCCGATAGGTAAACAAAATTTGCGAAGACTGACAATCAAAAGGCATAACTCGGTCATTGGCCCCTCGAAGTTTTTCGACTTCCACCTCCACCGCCATTCGGGCTTATGAATTCAGCCAAATGTATGACTGATGCTTTTAACAACCGAATTCCAACGATTCAGGAGTCCATTGAACAACTGCAGCCACTCCCAAGGGGCTTCTATAATTCGGAATTTGGTTACATAAAGCAAACAGCCCCATCAAATCCATCGAAACGATCTTTGGGAGCGAATTCCTCGTTAGTTTTGGTTACCACTTTAAAGATGGTCGGCCTCAACATCGGTAATTTCGCATGTGGTCTAAATGGAACTGTTCAGATGCGGAAGTGCCTTATCACCATCGCATGCCTATAAACCAATAGATTTGCACGGCTAGCCATCTGCGCTTTACGGAAAATGCTAATAAACCCGTTTTCATGGGGGCACGCGCGTTGCTTGCCGGCTCTCAGTCTTGCCAGAAGATGGATGAAGCATTTCATCGAGATCAGATGGTGGCATACCAACATCGAGGGCTGTGCAGTTTGGCTTCGAGTTTGTGGGGCACCGGAGTTATAACTGGCTTTAATAGTTGCTCTTAAGCGACCATTGCGAAACATTTCAATTTAGGCGTGCCATAACTCCGACTAGAAAGCACCGTGACCCCTGCAGAAGTGAAACTTCATATTTATTAAGCTCTTGCAGGGGCCGTTATTGTTTTATTAGTCGGCTTACTTAATACGCCTCACATCGAAAGCTGGCACTGAACCTGCCAGCTGTCGGATGGCGACTAGCTAGTCGCAGTCGTAACCACTAGCTACGCAACGTCTCGCAGTGAACCGCAGCCTGAATACTGCCGGTACTTGCTTGCCAGTCGCTGTAATGCCACCAAAAGTGGGGCCACGCTTGACAAACGTTAGTGCGACGCTAAGGCCATCTCGCAGCTCTGATGTTTATGGCCGGATTGGACAAGGGCCGCCGTACAGTTTTCTCAAGAAAAGATTGCGCGAAACAAGCCCCAAGGCCAGTGCAGTCGCCTTTGTGAATTTTACTCTCCAGACTCGCCCGTACAGTAGCACTTATAGTTGAGCATCCGAGAACACTCGCAGGTACTCGCCTTTGCCTTTTTGTTTACATTAAAGTCGCAAAGTTAGCTGGCCAAAAACAGCGCGAATCTCATCGGTTGCCTCACAGctacagccacagccacagccacttTGTTTTGTATACATTATTAGCCCACGAACTTAGCACGTCTCTGAAGGCGGCGTGCCATCTGCAAATCTTTTGGCCAGGTGAGGCACACTCACTGGCCAGTGTAAATACGTCTATATATTCGCATATTCTGAACGACTTAATTGGGTTTGATGGCCGACCTTTGAATCTTGTGGCAATTTGCGGCTGTGCAAAGTTCAGGCTGCTGCCGCCTCCAATTACTTTCGCACTCGGCCGGCCCAGCTCGTTCGCACCGGCCTTAAGCCGAAAACAGGCTCTGACAGTCTCAGCCGGGATGCACCGAGCCGTTATGGTGGCTGACCTTGCCTCTGTTCAACTGCGTCCGGGGCAAGTCCAGCTACCCGATTCGCACCGAGCGGAGTGGGTTCCGCGGCTGAGCTTTTTATTGATTGACGGACACCTGAGAACGAAGCAGCTGTACCCTTCGAATACCAAATTATTGGGAGCACTGTAGCCGTACCATCATTACCAATTCAAACTGCGCCACTTCCGCGGATACAGTGCGCCCTCCGCTGCACCAACCCCCCGTGCCAACCCCCACCCCACCCTAGCTAGCTATCCGGTTATGACAAAACCCTAATCGCTCTGCTAACACATTAAGCACAAACCGCGGCCAAACAAGCACTCAAACTAGAAAAAACAAACTCTCACTGCGGTCCGCCAGCATAGAATGTTTTGCTCATTAGCAGCCCCAGATCCGAGTGACCCCCGTGCTGCTCCACCCATGGCCCAAGATAGATACACACAGACACGAGTGCAGAGAGAAGCGCCAGTACACGGCTCGCATTCCAGATGCTTGGGCATCGAACCAACTTGTTGAGTGCCCCACTGGGGAAAAGCGTTTGTGAGGGCAGTTGCTCCGCGGCTACTGGATGTGATTTTGATGTATTTGTCAGGCTTATCGCTGTGGAACCCACTGAACTTTGGCCCTGCCGGCCTTGTGTAACTGGGAAGCGGGTCCGACTGAACAACGGCGGGTTACTCAGCGCTAAAATCCGAAGTTCTGCCCATTGCTCGCAGTGTGACAGCGCTGATACTGCGATACGGCTGCCAGAAGAACAAAGAAACCAGAAACCAGCGCGACGCGGAGCGCAGCTGAATCAAACAAGTAAAACCCGCTAAAGCCAGGGAAGTGCGTAATAGCAACCGAGCACTGCGAGGAGGAGCTCCCGCGGCCCATGTGGGGGAGCACCACTACCCAGTCCCCGGGAGCTGGGCCCCAGACACAAGGAAGGCGAAAACAGAAACGCAGAGGGGAGGTGGGGAGGTGGGGGCCAAGGTGTGCAGGTGGAAATATGCACAGTGTGCACATGTGAAATATGGGGGTACTTACTGCTCCGGTTTCCTTCCTTGACGCGGTACGTCAGATTGTGGAAGGCCAGATCCACCGCCGGCCGCTTGGGCAAGTGCTGCAGGGTCTTCGGCTGGGCGGGCACTATCTGGGCCTTCAGCTGGCCCCCTCCGGCGGAGCCCAGTCTGTTGTCGTTCAACAGATTCGCATTATCGTTTTTAGTCATCTTGCCAACTagtcagccagtcagccagtcagcGGTCGGGGTTAAAAGCAAAATGCAACCACTGTGCTGTGTGTGTATTCCTCGTAAACTTTGGCTCTGACAGCAGTACTGCAGCCCCTGCTGCCCTTCGTTCCCGTTTGGGTTTGCGTTCACGTTCACGTTCTCGCCTCGATTCCACCACCGTCTGTCCGGGGAGAGAAATTTTCCACCCGTCTGCTCGAAACGGAACTGCCGCTTCTCGAAAGGTAGGACTTGACTCGCTCGCGCCGCGATCGCAACTGAAATAAGCAATTGCGGCAGTGGAACAAAGCCAGAAATCCAAGCGACCGCTGGCAGAGCGTGCCATCGCACACACTCTCGCAGCCCCAGTGCCCGACGACTGTGGCCAGAGTGGGACGGCAGTAGGGCGCCAGTTCTGGCTCGGATTCTAGTGAGAGCGAGAGGCGGTGGTGGCTCTCTGCTCACCCCACTCTCTTGAATCCAGCGGATTCTTCGGCAGAATCTTGAACACACCTGGGAAAAGCGTCTAATCGTGGGTTTTCTCGTGGGCTTCCTACCCGAAGGAACATGCCACCCACTATATCGAACTGGCCTTGTGGAAAGTGTTTACTAGCCAGTCATGCTCGTCGATGGGGACGTATACCAGGCAGCATAGTGTTCCAACCCGATTCGCATGGCCTCGGATCGCAGGTGGAAGTAATGAGCTCTGGGAAGCTAAGGTGTTTGACTTATGCTATTTGCAAGTTACATTGCAAGTTCATGGCCCGGGACTTGCTCATGACTCACGAGTTATGGCCGGGCTTATCTAGGGGTGTCAATCAACACCTGATAAGAGTCTTCATTGGGCCGATAAAGGGGCTGTACTTTGGTACCATTTAGTATGTGCGGGAAAGGAATCCAATGGGTGCTACTTTCGATTGGGGAACGCGGCTCTAATAATACTCGTTAGTGGTAATTGTGTGTTTCGTTCGCAGGGCAGCAAGAAATGCCATCCGTCCTTCACACCGAGTCTGACAATATGAGCGCTTTTAATGGTCAGCGTTTGGCATGTGGGTATGCCGCCAGCTCCCTAACTATATGTGGCATGAGGTCATTTGTAGCGCGTTTTTTTCTGGGGCGTGGGAGGTCCTTAAAACTTGGCTCCAAGAACTGTTTCGGAGAATAAATTAGTTTGAATGTTTTCCGTTAGGCGAAGTGAGAGCAGTATGGGGCGTTTTATATTGCAATTTAATCTCATAAAATGGGGTGAGACGAGTTATCAGAACCACAAACCTTTTGACCTCAGCTTAGTTGTTCTAGCTATAGATTGCAAGCTGTTTGTATTTTTCCTAAGCCGATCGAGTCTAACCAATTGCACTTGGTGTGTAAGCAAGAGCGTAGCAAAAACAGCTAAGGAGAAACCGGTTTTTTCGTACTTTTCGTATTTGGTTTTAAGTGAAAAGCGCAGTGGGCCCACAAATGGCAGACATTTTCAAAGCGCGACCCCGGTTTACGTGATTTTTCCTAGTTGAGTTTCTGTGTTTGTGCCATAGCGAACAGGAATAGAGTTTTGCCCGCTGTGCCAGTTATGCTAAAATAGTGAGCTTCCATCGACATTATTTCCCGGTGACTAATAGCGTGGAAATTTCTAAAGCTCGGGGTAATTCAAATCACGGAGACCAGTGATTCGCAGGAATGGCAAACCGGTTGTGCTTCTTCTATCACTTGTTGAATTCGATTCATTGAAGGTGCTTTCGTTGGTTGAGCTAATTTGTGCGGTGCATTTTGCTTATGACCCCTCCTGGTTAGGCTACTCACAGATTATTGTTTTCCAAGAACTGACTCCAACAGTACTTGCTCATGGTGCCGAAACCTCAACACCCGCAAAAGCCTCCCAAGCCGCTGCTTCGAATCAACAAGTGGGCTTCGCCGAAAATCTGAAACGCAGGCCGTAATACCAGTGGACAATCGGAAACCAAGCCGAACTTAGCAATTTGCGATTTTGTGGCTTTATCCGAGCCAGGCCGCATTCAAATATGCACTTTGCTGACAGGAAAACTTTCGTGGATTCTTGCGAAGGAAAACTCGAGCCGGCCATCCAGTGGAAACGATGCCACGCAACTGGAAAAGCGTGGTACGAGTGACTGTGTGATGCAGTCGCTGCTGTGCTATGGTGGAAATTCGCACTTACACACGCCAAACACAAGTTTCTCCCCTTCTCCTTGCTTTCTTTGTTATGGCAACCTGAAGCTCGGCCAAGTTATGTCAGCcggccaaaacaaaaagcttGCTTCCCGCCACTCGGCTTTGTTCGGAAAACCGGCCAATTGTTGCACTGCGGC
This window contains:
- the LOC108036851 gene encoding ATP-binding cassette sub-family G member 1; the protein is MTKNDNANLLNDNRLGSAGGGQLKAQIVPAQPKTLQHLPKRPAVDLAFHNLTYRVKEGNRSNAKTILKGVSGRLRSGELTAIMGPSGAGKSTLLNILSGYKTSSIEGSVTMNGAERNLSAFRKLSAYIMQDNQLHGNLTVQEAMTVATNLKLSKKFSKPEKHSMIDDILLTLSLSEHRYTMTRNLSGGQKKRLSIALELVSNPPIMFFDEPTSGLDSSTCFQCIHLLKMLAAGGRTVICTIHQPSARLFEMFDQLYTLADGQCVYQGSTKQLVPFLSTLNLECPSYHNPASYVIEVSCGEHGDHTRKLVDAIDNGKRDIRSAADYAGLKARNDLVKVQNLKAILDKNDASNVSGSKYEDNLTLNNGLLNGMVNDIVKEGNTSSALVTTNEKGDAMIDVEKSVNCTTALLTEEITSPERYPTSQFHQFWVVLKRTLLFSYRDWTLMYLRLFAHLLVGFLIGALYYDIGNDGAKVLSNLGFLFFNMLFLMYTSMTITILSFPLEMPVLLKENFNRWYSLKSYYLAISVADLPFQAIFCVIYVSIVYYFTSQPWELFRFSMFLSACLLISFVAQSVGLVVGAAMNVQNGVFLAPVMSVPFLLFSGFFVSFDAIPVYLRWITYLSYIRYGFEGTALATYGYGREKLRCFQVYCHFKSPTTTLEELDMQNANFTLDIVALIAIFVVLRISAYLFLRWKLKTVR